GCCGGCAGAGGAGTCCAGACTTGTCTCCTTAGGCAGTGGGCAGGGATAGGAGGCTCTGAGCACAAAGACGCtttagatgaaaaagaaaaaaagaatactttcagCTGCTTTGTTAGATAAGACGTTTGTGAAGCCACCAAACGAGGTCAGGGAGACGAATGCTGAGCAGCATCCAGGCCGGAGGAGGAGTGAGGATCGGGGCCGCCGCTGGCCAGCCAGAGAGGAATCCACAGAGGCAGGAGTGTAAAGCTGACTCATGGCTAGTCGAGATGCCTCGGAGATGGAAAGGACATTCTCAGGGACTGAGAGCGAAGTTGACCTGAGGTTAAACAGCAGTACCTTTGTCATCCTCAGAGACCAGCTGGGGGGGACCGAGATGATAATTCCTGCCATCTCTTTTTTTGGACCCGGTAACAAATGTCTTTCCATTAGTCTCAGCCATCCCTGTGATGCTGGGGTCACAGGCAGTGAGAACAGGAAGGGGCCATTCGAGGCAGGCCTCTCCGTAATCGGGAAGAAAAGTGGTCCTAGAGCTGCCAGGGGCACCCAAATTAGGCTTGCCGCTGCCCTCGGCGCCCCAGGCGCAGTCTTCTTTCTCTAAAGCCCCAGATCGGTCCCATCTCCCTGCCCCCGGGCTCACACTTCTTCATCCTTCCTATGCGCCCTCTCCCAAGGCTCCTCCTCTGACCTAGTGGGGGGACAGTGTGGTGAAGGCTGCACTGTAGGCCAAGACACGTCCCTGAAGGAGCAGACTTGGAAGACGGCCCTTCCCATCGGGAGGGGGTAGAGACCTGGGACAGACGGCCCCTATGCTAACTCTGCCTCTCGCCTGCAGATCCCACTTACGCCACTCCAGCCTCCGTCCGAGCCACCAGCCTCTCCGTCCCTGAGCTCTGCCGAGGGACCGACCACTTCACTGCCTCtggggcactgtgctgggcagagAGAGGTAGGACGGCCGGGCACAGTGGCCCGTGGCTTCTCTGGCTACGGAGTCTTGAGTCCGTACCCCGTTGCTATATCCTAAGGAgtcccaggggaggggcagatccTTCTCCGGGCTGGGCGTGAGCCCTCAGCTGGCAGCCTCACACCCAGAGAAACAGAGTCCCCCTGCCAGTCACTAGCTAGCCTTGCAAGCAGGGTGAGTGAGCGTTAGTAAGATGCGTCCTTAACATTTCCTGAGCTCTCACTccgtgccagacactgtgctgaaCCCCTGGATCtcgtttatatatttttttaaaataatttttggcgTCTACTTCCAATTGTCTATATACTTACTTCTTCAAGTCTAGAACTAGTATCCGTTTATTCTTTTGCTtccctgatttcatttattttgtgagGTTAAGCATGATTAGCCATCCCTTTTTGTAGGTGATGCCGTGAAGcttagaggttaaataacttgccgaAGTCCACCAAGCTAACTGAGCAGTAGACCTAGGACTGGAACCTGCGCAGTCTGGCTGCAGAGCCCATGTCGCTAACCACCGTGCTAGAGGAGCTGGCCCCAGGAGGAGCAGGGCAGAAACAGGGAGAGTGGTCCCAGTTCCCTCCACCGTGGGGAGTAGGGCAGCAGGACAGCTGTCTGACCCGAGAAGGCCTGGGCTTGCTGGCAGCAACTGACTTAGCTCTTGGCCGCATCACGTACCCTTCTTGAGTCTCTGTGTTTTTTCTGGAGCCTAGAAAACGGACAGGCCTCCCTCCCCGGGGCAAACATAGATACCACGTCAGTGGTGTTGGCCCTGCTGACCCAAAGAGTAGTGggaagtggtggtggggggtgttgGGATAAccaggaagggaggtggggcGCCCGCCCAACCCCAGGCCCACCAGGAGGAAGAGTGGGGGAACCAGGGCTCGGTGACTTGGAAGCTGAGCTGTCGTATCCGAGAGGCTGTTAATTCCTTTTGGGGACTCAGACAAAAGCAGGCCAGCTGTGTTCTGACACACTCGGTTTGGCCCAGCTCGGGTCCTAGGCCTGCACGTGGGCTCCCCCTCATGTCGTTTCTCCCCCAAGGTGTGTTGGGAGCAGCAGCTGCGGCCAGGAGGCCCAGGACCCCCGgccgccccacccccagcactggATGCCCTATCCCCATTCCTTCGAAAGAAGGCCCAGATCCTGGAGGTGCTAAGAGCCCTGGAAGAGACCGACCCCTTGCTTCTTTGCTCGCCTGCCACCCCCTGGCGGCCTCCAGGCGAGGGGCCCGGCTCCCCAGAGCCCATCAACGGCGAGCTGTGTGGCCCACCTCAGCCGGAACAGTCATCCTGGGCCCCCTACCTACTACTaggccctgggggcctgggaggccTGCTACACTGGGAACGCCTCTTGGGGGGCCCAGGGGAGGAAGAGGGTGCTGGGCGGCCCTGGGGCCCTAGTAGGGGCTCCTCCCAGACCCAAGGCACTGGCTCTGGGCCACCCTGTGCCCCAGgcagcagctcctcctcctcctccgatGAGGCAGGTGACCCCAACGAGGCACCCAGCCCTGACACCCTGCTTGGGGCCCTGGCCCGCAAACAGTTGAACCTGGGCCAGCTCCTTGAGGACACAGAGTCTTACTTACAGGCCTTCTTGGCTGGGGCTGCAGCAGGCCCACTCAGCGGGGACCAGGCCGGTCCCGGGCAGCCATCTTCCCCAGACCAGGGGCCCCCGCAGCTGTCCAAGTCCAAAGGCCTCCCCAAGTCAGCTTGGGGCGGGGGTatcccagaggcccagaggccgGGCTTTGGTGCTACCTCAGAGGgccaggggcccctccccttcctcagcaTGTTCGTGGGTGCAGGTGATGCCCCCCTGGGCTCGCGGCCTGGCCACCCCTACTCCTCATCTCAGGTGAAAAGCAAGCTCCAAATTGGCCCCCCTTCTCCTGGGGAAGGCCAGGGACCCCTTCTGCCCTCTCCAGCCAGAGGTCTCAAGTTTCTAAAGCTGCCTCCAGCTTCGGAGAAGgtccccagcccaggaggcccccagctcagcccccagCTTCCCCGGAACTCCCGAATTCCCTGTCGAAACAGTGGTTCTGATGGCAGCCCGTCCCCACTGCTGGCTCGCAGGGGTCTGGGTGGAGGAGAGCTGTCCCCGGACGGAGCTCAGGGCCTACCCACCAGCCCCTCGCCCTGCTCCACAGCCCTGGACTCCGCGCAACTCAGACCTCCCCAGCCAGCCTTGTCCGCCACGCTGTCCCCGGGACCCGTGGTATCTCCCTGCTACGAGAACATCCTGGACCTTTCCCGGAGCACCTATAGGGGGCCTTCCCCAGAGCCACCTCCATCCCCACTGCAGGTACCCACCTACCCACAATTAACTCTGGAGGTGCCACGGGCCCCTGAGGTCCTCAGAAGTCCCGgagctccccccagcccctgcctacCGGAATCCTGCTCCTATGTGAGTGCCCAGGAGAAGAGTTTGGACAAAGCAGGCCCGGAGTCTCCCCATCCTGGCCGCAGGACCCCCAGCAGCTCATCCAAGAAGCCCAGCCAGGGGGCAGGGCGGCGACCTGGGGATCCTGGCTCTACCCCTCTGCGGGACAGACTGGCAGCCCTGGGGAAACTGAAGACCGGCCCCGAGGGGCCAGAGAAAAATGGAGTGCCAGCCAGGCCTGGCACCGAGAAGGCCCGGGGAGCAGGGAGGTCAGGGGAGAGCACTGGAGAAgtggcaccccccgcccccaggcctcccGAAGGGCCAGAAGCCAAGGGGACCCCACGGGGGGCAGTGGCCTTAGGCACAAGCAGCCTGAAGCAGCAAGAACCTGGGCTCCTGGGGGACCCCGGGGCCCGGGTCTACTCCTCTCACTCCATGGGGGCCCGGGTGGACCTGGAGCCTGTCTC
Above is a window of Canis lupus baileyi chromosome 25, mCanLup2.hap1, whole genome shotgun sequence DNA encoding:
- the NCKAP5L gene encoding nck-associated protein 5-like isoform X2 — protein: MLSALFQQKLQLTTGSLPQIPLTPLQPPSEPPASPSLSSAEGPTTSLPLGHCAGQREVCWEQQLRPGGPGPPAAPPPALDALSPFLRKKAQILEVLRALEETDPLLLCSPATPWRPPGEGPGSPEPINGELCGPPQPEQSSWAPYLLLGPGGLGGLLHWERLLGGPGEEEGAGRPWGPSRGSSQTQGTGSGPPCAPGSSSSSSSDEAGDPNEAPSPDTLLGALARKQLNLGQLLEDTESYLQAFLAGAAAGPLSGDQAGPGQPSSPDQGPPQLSKSKGLPKSAWGGGIPEAQRPGFGATSEGQGPLPFLSMFVGAGDAPLGSRPGHPYSSSQVKSKLQIGPPSPGEGQGPLLPSPARGLKFLKLPPASEKVPSPGGPQLSPQLPRNSRIPCRNSGSDGSPSPLLARRGLGGGELSPDGAQGLPTSPSPCSTALDSAQLRPPQPALSATLSPGPVVSPCYENILDLSRSTYRGPSPEPPPSPLQVPTYPQLTLEVPRAPEVLRSPGAPPSPCLPESCSYVSAQEKSLDKAGPESPHPGRRTPSSSSKKPSQGAGRRPGDPGSTPLRDRLAALGKLKTGPEGPEKNGVPARPGTEKARGAGRSGESTGEVAPPAPRPPEGPEAKGTPRGAVALGTSSLKQQEPGLLGDPGARVYSSHSMGARVDLEPVSPRSCLTKVELAKSRLAGALCPQVPRTPAKVPTSAPSLGKPNKSPHGSPTKLPSKSPTKVVPRPVAPPTTKEPPKPDKGKGPPWADCGGPGAQPPSPAPGPADPSQGPEGRAPHSAIEEKVMKGIEENVLRLQGQERAPGTEVKHRNTSSIASWFGLKKSKLPALNRRTETTKSKEGASGGSPLRKEVKMEARKLEAESLNISKLMAKAEDLRRALEEEKAYLSSRARPRPGGPAPGPSAGLGQVQGQLAGMYQGADTFMQQLLNRVDGKELPPKNWREPKPEYGDFQPVSSDPKNPWPACGPRNGLVGPLQGCGKPPGKPNSEPGRREEMPSEDSLAEPVPTSHFTACGSLTRTLDSGIGTFPPPDHGSNGTPSKNLPKTKPPRLDPGPGVPPARPPPLTKVPRRAHTLEREVPGLEELLVGGRHPSLPAFPALLAAPPGHRGHQACPDDPCEDPGPPAPVQLAKNWTFPNARAAGSSADPFLCPARQLEGLPRTPMALPVDRKRSLEPTSRPAPPPQGPAFGGSRTPSTSDVGEDGRGASGGPPGLETSESLSDSLYDSLSSCGSQG